In the Corynebacterium kroppenstedtii genome, one interval contains:
- a CDS encoding acid phosphatase — MPQPELFSSRPQSVRSPQKPPRDRGITARRFSRVAVASLVLGATVSTGGITPSNTVPQAAAATDITATIPYLHPPVQHEGAPTPQAFPPEEYNWYLSDLSSHPFGIYADVIGSYPDLKAHHPEVQDTNLATLTRINHDAATNPTAISRAQNDARADKEGVLQLFSDAFGGRLGEEFRQALNENRLPKTVMLFGGITARAGGLASSTIVEKIGFNETRPYDEHPDQINKYEVPGEDLYGHSKAFPSGHTNQATWTTTLLAAMLPELSDQLLARGSEAGYNRVVLGVHYPLDVMGGRMTGLAAAADRWNDPRMRNNLMAAAQEIRAELEWRCGDTLANCVAADSKYDDNALDNYAYRMNYDFAPVSDPNAAMIVPQAAPDLLANAFPNLTYEQRAQVIQQTAGPAGMPLDDQSPRGSWERINLAAAMKADVTVKDDGSVHVN, encoded by the coding sequence ATGCCCCAGCCTGAATTGTTTTCCTCCCGCCCACAATCGGTTCGCTCCCCGCAGAAACCCCCACGCGACCGCGGAATAACCGCGCGACGATTCTCACGTGTCGCCGTCGCCTCGCTTGTTCTCGGAGCCACCGTCTCCACCGGTGGAATTACGCCGTCGAACACAGTTCCCCAGGCCGCAGCCGCCACGGACATCACCGCCACCATCCCGTACCTTCACCCACCTGTTCAGCACGAGGGAGCCCCCACACCCCAGGCATTCCCACCCGAGGAATACAACTGGTACCTCTCTGACCTCAGCTCTCACCCCTTCGGTATCTACGCGGATGTCATCGGTTCGTACCCGGACCTCAAAGCCCACCATCCCGAGGTTCAAGACACGAACCTTGCGACGCTCACCCGCATTAATCACGACGCCGCGACGAATCCGACCGCGATCTCGCGGGCACAAAACGATGCACGCGCCGACAAAGAGGGCGTCCTCCAGCTGTTCTCCGATGCATTCGGTGGCCGGTTAGGCGAAGAATTCCGCCAGGCTCTCAACGAGAATCGCCTCCCCAAGACAGTAATGCTCTTCGGCGGAATTACCGCGCGGGCGGGTGGCCTCGCGAGCAGCACCATCGTCGAAAAGATCGGATTTAACGAGACCCGCCCTTATGACGAGCACCCGGACCAGATCAACAAGTACGAAGTCCCCGGTGAAGACCTGTATGGGCATTCCAAAGCATTCCCGTCCGGTCACACGAACCAAGCAACATGGACGACGACGCTGCTGGCGGCCATGCTTCCCGAACTCTCAGATCAGCTACTCGCCCGCGGATCAGAAGCCGGGTACAACCGCGTGGTCCTCGGTGTTCACTATCCCCTCGATGTGATGGGTGGCCGGATGACAGGGTTGGCCGCGGCGGCGGACCGATGGAATGACCCACGCATGAGGAATAACCTCATGGCGGCAGCGCAGGAAATCCGCGCTGAACTGGAGTGGCGATGCGGCGACACCTTGGCCAATTGTGTGGCTGCCGACAGTAAATACGACGACAACGCGCTCGACAACTACGCCTACCGGATGAATTACGACTTCGCACCGGTCAGCGACCCTAATGCTGCCATGATCGTGCCCCAGGCTGCTCCCGACCTCTTGGCCAACGCCTTCCCCAACCTTACCTATGAGCAGCGCGCCCAAGTGATCCAACAAACCGCTGGTCCTGCGGGAATGCCGTTGGATGACCAATCGCCACGCGGATCCTGGGAGCGAATCAACCTTGCGGCGGCCATGAAAGCCGACGTGACCGTCAAAGACGACGGCAGCGTTCATGTGAATTAA
- a CDS encoding alkaline phosphatase D family protein, translated as MTNKERKNTQRQVTTSSESTKPEGPYREAERPAGRHSYTRRSFLRSSLAAGGTIAAGSALAGRYPRAYAGDAPGPNTAPQEESVDTDLFRHSVASGDPQPDSVIIWTRVTPSPEATPGSEKGADTRVSWEVSTSPDFTKIVRSGYETSSARKDHTIKVDVKDLQPDTQYFYRFAVERDGRPHFSRVGRTRTALGRGGERTVHFGVVSCSNYEAGYFRSYRDIAGRDDLEFVLHLGDYTYEYETGGYNGAYDSQVRVVQPPERTTTLQDYRIRQGCYHEDPDLADCHAAKPFICIWDDHEFADNNWREGAAGNSAEPDDNYQAIKAAAMQAYFEWLPVRVSAGNQGSHLYRKLQYGNLMEFIIPDLRTYRDYELVYTNKKMFLKTDPDFIRAAGKDDRSMMGQTQFEWFGNVLSSSPTTWQIVANEVMFAPMTLPDGLDQRTHDWLVTQIGLPDQGIPLNTDQWDGYMAERQKIIDLIADTKKNVVFLTGDIHSSWANDIPRDIQKYRTGASKDVVATEFVTPSITANGLFETVAKSRALDQPARQVSTTTADVLRQTNAWFKWIDFIHHGYMAVSVSPDAVACEWWHVDNVLSPQTPFMSARKCTAFKGKPGVHTDA; from the coding sequence ATGACGAACAAGGAACGTAAGAACACACAGCGACAAGTAACCACGTCGTCCGAATCGACGAAGCCGGAGGGCCCTTATCGTGAAGCCGAACGGCCCGCTGGCCGGCACTCGTACACGCGCCGCAGTTTCTTGCGATCGTCGTTAGCAGCGGGCGGAACCATCGCTGCTGGTAGTGCCCTCGCCGGACGGTACCCTCGTGCCTACGCAGGTGACGCGCCGGGACCAAATACCGCCCCGCAGGAAGAATCCGTCGACACTGATCTCTTCCGCCACTCCGTCGCGTCGGGAGATCCACAACCGGACAGCGTCATCATCTGGACACGTGTGACCCCCTCGCCTGAGGCCACACCGGGATCGGAAAAAGGTGCCGACACCCGGGTCAGCTGGGAGGTATCTACGTCGCCAGATTTTACAAAAATCGTTCGAAGTGGCTACGAAACCTCTTCGGCAAGGAAAGATCACACGATCAAAGTCGATGTCAAAGACCTGCAGCCCGACACCCAATACTTTTATCGTTTTGCTGTTGAGCGCGACGGCAGGCCGCACTTTTCCCGCGTCGGCCGGACCCGAACCGCACTCGGTAGAGGTGGGGAGCGAACTGTTCATTTCGGTGTGGTCTCATGCAGTAATTACGAAGCCGGATACTTTCGGTCCTACCGCGACATCGCTGGACGTGACGACCTCGAATTCGTTCTGCACCTGGGTGACTACACCTACGAATATGAAACAGGCGGGTACAACGGTGCCTACGATTCGCAAGTTCGCGTCGTGCAACCGCCGGAGCGCACCACAACCTTGCAGGATTATCGCATCCGCCAGGGCTGTTACCACGAAGACCCTGACCTGGCCGATTGCCATGCAGCCAAGCCCTTCATCTGCATTTGGGATGATCACGAATTTGCCGACAACAACTGGCGTGAGGGGGCCGCGGGAAACTCAGCTGAACCCGATGACAACTATCAAGCCATTAAAGCCGCCGCGATGCAGGCCTATTTTGAATGGCTACCAGTGCGAGTGAGCGCGGGGAACCAAGGCTCACATCTGTACCGGAAGCTGCAATACGGAAACCTGATGGAATTCATCATCCCGGATTTGCGCACGTACCGCGATTATGAATTGGTTTATACCAATAAAAAGATGTTCCTTAAGACGGATCCGGATTTCATCCGCGCCGCCGGCAAGGATGATCGCTCCATGATGGGGCAGACCCAGTTTGAGTGGTTCGGGAACGTACTGTCCAGTTCTCCGACCACGTGGCAGATAGTTGCCAATGAAGTGATGTTCGCGCCCATGACTCTTCCCGACGGCCTTGACCAGCGCACCCATGATTGGTTAGTCACACAAATTGGGCTGCCGGACCAGGGTATCCCCCTCAACACTGACCAGTGGGATGGCTACATGGCCGAACGGCAAAAGATTATTGACCTCATCGCCGACACTAAGAAAAACGTTGTGTTCCTGACTGGCGATATTCATTCTTCATGGGCCAACGACATTCCGCGAGACATTCAAAAGTATCGTACCGGAGCATCTAAGGACGTTGTCGCCACGGAGTTTGTGACGCCATCCATCACAGCCAACGGGCTCTTTGAGACCGTTGCGAAATCGCGAGCATTGGACCAGCCAGCGCGGCAGGTCTCTACCACAACCGCCGACGTATTACGTCAGACCAACGCATGGTTCAAGTGGATAGATTTTATTCATCACGGATATATGGCAGTTAGCGTGTCTCCCGACGCTGTGGCGTGCGAGTGGTGGCACGTCGATAATGTTCTCTCGCCGCAAACTCCGTTTATGTCTGCTCGAAAATGTACGGCATTTAAAGGTAAGCCCGGCGTACATACTGACGCCTAG
- the rpsH gene encoding 30S ribosomal protein S8: MTMTDPIADMLSRVRNASNAYHDTVSMPSSNLKVHIAEILKQEGYIADFTVEDAKVGKTLTIELKYGSTRQRSLSGVRRVSSPGLRVYAKSTNLPQVLGGLGVAIISTSQGLLTDRQASEKGVGGEVLAYVW, translated from the coding sequence ATGACCATGACAGATCCTATCGCCGACATGCTGTCGCGCGTGCGCAACGCAAGTAATGCGTACCACGACACTGTCTCGATGCCTTCGTCAAACCTCAAGGTCCACATCGCAGAGATCTTGAAGCAAGAAGGCTACATTGCTGACTTCACCGTTGAGGACGCCAAAGTCGGTAAGACCCTGACCATCGAGCTGAAGTACGGCTCCACCCGCCAGCGTTCGCTGTCCGGTGTGCGCCGCGTGTCCAGCCCTGGTCTGCGCGTCTATGCAAAGTCCACCAACCTGCCTCAGGTCCTGGGTGGCCTGGGCGTGGCTATCATTTCCACGTCCCAGGGTCTGCTCACTGACCGTCAGGCTTCTGAGAAGGGCGTAGGCGGAGAAGTTCTCGCCTACGTCTGGTAG
- a CDS encoding poly-gamma-glutamate biosynthesis protein PgsC/CapC has product MNLLESQGYSFLCDYIHLTFLIGVMVSYLYFRAYRVSIGGTLAVGYLAASLYAPLNSLVTVLVSMFAFVLIRFVVLKIFLPRPRQIFAIGLGIGVICGLAWLGLSEFLFYRTKEQYGLALVGVIVPGMITNSLNKQGLKKTLLPMLWMVPLAGAVGWALTYVTVKWLNISISDQLFDASIERLPLVFALSATSVLMALIIQEQTVRTFKLRTGGYVTVGFLWAAAVANTWYLLILGLSVAAVYLIYHAYEARVPLFGKDRFVVLIFTSFAVTIMIEYIFSLVEGAKLAGPQNIVLCVLPAIIANDLIQYGFKRTGGGMGISLIGTSLVAAPLVAFL; this is encoded by the coding sequence GTGAACCTGCTGGAATCTCAGGGATATAGTTTCCTCTGCGACTACATTCACCTCACCTTCCTCATTGGGGTGATGGTCAGCTATCTGTACTTCCGCGCGTATCGCGTATCGATCGGCGGAACGCTGGCCGTTGGGTATTTGGCAGCATCCCTTTATGCGCCATTGAACTCCCTGGTCACAGTCCTTGTGTCCATGTTCGCCTTCGTGCTCATCAGGTTCGTCGTCCTCAAAATCTTCCTTCCCCGCCCGCGACAAATTTTCGCCATCGGTCTCGGTATCGGTGTGATCTGCGGATTGGCCTGGCTGGGGCTTTCCGAGTTCCTGTTTTACAGGACCAAGGAACAGTACGGCCTGGCCCTCGTCGGCGTGATCGTCCCCGGTATGATCACCAACTCGCTGAATAAACAAGGGCTCAAGAAGACCCTCTTGCCCATGCTGTGGATGGTGCCCCTCGCAGGCGCTGTCGGGTGGGCGCTGACGTACGTGACCGTCAAGTGGCTAAACATCTCGATTTCTGATCAGCTTTTCGACGCGTCCATCGAACGTCTTCCCCTCGTGTTCGCCCTATCGGCCACCTCTGTGCTGATGGCGCTGATCATTCAGGAACAAACTGTTCGTACGTTCAAACTCCGCACTGGCGGGTACGTGACCGTCGGCTTCCTGTGGGCGGCGGCAGTGGCGAACACCTGGTATCTCCTGATCCTCGGCTTGTCCGTGGCGGCCGTGTACCTGATCTATCACGCGTACGAAGCGCGTGTGCCACTCTTCGGCAAAGACCGGTTCGTGGTGTTGATCTTCACGTCCTTCGCGGTCACGATCATGATTGAATACATATTCTCGCTGGTTGAAGGCGCGAAACTCGCGGGGCCACAGAATATCGTTCTCTGCGTCCTCCCCGCGATTATCGCCAATGACCTCATCCAGTACGGGTTCAAACGTACCGGTGGAGGAATGGGGATTTCTCTTATCGGCACTAGCCTGGTGGCAGCACCCCTCGTGGCTTTCCTGTAG
- the rpmD gene encoding 50S ribosomal protein L30, with protein sequence MALKITQVKGTVGTRKKQKDNLRSLGLKRIRHSVVQPDTPQVRGMINVVRHLVTVEEVAGE encoded by the coding sequence ATGGCACTGAAAATCACACAGGTTAAAGGCACCGTCGGTACCAGGAAGAAGCAGAAGGACAATCTTCGGTCCCTCGGCCTCAAGCGCATTCGTCACTCAGTCGTCCAGCCCGACACCCCTCAGGTGCGCGGGATGATCAACGTGGTTCGCCACTTGGTCACGGTCGAAGAAGTGGCGGGGGAGTAG
- the rplF gene encoding 50S ribosomal protein L6: MSRIGNSPVAVPSNVTVTINGQNVEVKGPKGTLAIDVPEPISIAQEGDEIVVSRPDDHRKSRSLHGLSRSLINNMVVGVTEGYTIKMEIFGVGYRVLAKGSDLEFSLGYSHPILIKAPEGITFAVDGQTKFSISGIDKQQVGQLAANIRRLRKDDPYKGKGIRYEGEQIRRKVGKTGK; encoded by the coding sequence ATGTCGCGTATTGGTAACTCACCAGTGGCGGTTCCATCCAACGTCACCGTCACCATCAATGGGCAGAACGTTGAGGTCAAGGGTCCGAAGGGCACCCTGGCTATCGACGTTCCGGAGCCCATCTCCATTGCTCAGGAAGGCGACGAAATCGTCGTCTCCCGCCCCGACGATCACCGCAAGAGCCGCTCTCTGCACGGCTTGTCGCGCTCGCTGATCAACAACATGGTTGTCGGCGTGACTGAGGGCTACACCATCAAGATGGAAATCTTTGGTGTTGGCTACCGTGTGCTGGCTAAGGGCAGCGACTTGGAGTTCTCCCTCGGCTACAGCCACCCGATCCTGATTAAGGCACCGGAAGGCATCACCTTCGCCGTGGACGGACAGACCAAGTTCTCTATCAGTGGTATCGACAAACAGCAGGTGGGGCAGCTCGCCGCGAATATCCGTCGTCTGCGCAAGGACGACCCCTACAAGGGCAAGGGTATCCGCTACGAAGGTGAGCAGATCCGCCGCAAGGTCGGAAAGACGGGTAAGTAA
- the secY gene encoding preprotein translocase subunit SecY: MSAFLSVFRDPDLRKKILFTVTMIILYRIGSQIPTPGVDYSSITDRLHDLNQDQSSVYSMINLFSGGALLQLSIFAIGIMPYITASIIVQLLTVVIPKFEQLKKEGQSGQAKMTEYTRYLTVGLALLQSAGIVALADRQQLLGEGVQVLDSDVGTFGVTMMVLVMTAGAVLVMWLGELITDKGIGNGMSLLIFAGIATRLPADGAAILRGSGGLAFALVVVGVLILVIGVIFIEQGQRRIPVQYAKRMVGRRQYGETSTYLPLKVNQAGVIPVIFASSLIYVPVLITQIVNSSQTNVKNNWWQRDVIQYLQNPASWQYIILYFALIIFFSFFYVSIQYDPYEQADNMKKYGGFIPGVRPGRPTAEYLGYVMNRLLFVGSLYLGVIAVLPNILIDMGISSSGGTHGSLPFGGTAILILVSVGLTTVQQIESQLMQSNYEGFLK; encoded by the coding sequence GTGTCCGCTTTCCTCTCGGTATTCCGGGACCCTGACCTTCGCAAGAAGATCTTGTTCACCGTAACAATGATCATCTTGTACCGGATCGGTTCCCAAATTCCCACACCAGGAGTCGATTATTCGAGTATTACTGATCGCTTACATGATCTGAACCAAGATCAAAGCTCCGTGTACTCGATGATCAACCTGTTCTCGGGTGGGGCGCTCCTTCAACTATCCATTTTCGCCATCGGCATCATGCCGTACATTACGGCCTCGATTATCGTTCAGCTGCTCACAGTGGTCATTCCAAAATTTGAGCAGTTGAAGAAGGAAGGCCAATCCGGCCAGGCCAAGATGACCGAATACACCCGTTACCTGACGGTAGGCTTAGCCCTCCTCCAGTCGGCGGGCATCGTTGCACTGGCCGATCGCCAGCAACTCTTGGGTGAAGGCGTCCAAGTTTTGGATTCCGACGTTGGCACCTTCGGTGTCACCATGATGGTTCTCGTTATGACAGCGGGTGCGGTCCTCGTCATGTGGCTCGGCGAACTCATCACGGACAAAGGCATCGGCAACGGCATGTCGCTGCTTATTTTCGCTGGTATCGCCACCAGGCTTCCTGCCGACGGTGCCGCCATCCTCCGTGGCTCGGGCGGGCTGGCTTTCGCCCTCGTTGTCGTCGGGGTCCTCATCCTGGTCATCGGGGTTATCTTCATCGAGCAAGGGCAGCGGCGTATCCCTGTTCAGTACGCCAAGCGCATGGTGGGGCGTCGTCAATACGGAGAGACATCTACGTATTTGCCGCTGAAGGTAAACCAGGCGGGTGTTATTCCGGTCATCTTCGCTTCGTCACTGATCTACGTGCCGGTGTTGATTACGCAGATCGTCAACTCTTCGCAGACGAACGTCAAGAACAACTGGTGGCAGCGAGATGTCATTCAGTATCTGCAGAACCCGGCCAGCTGGCAGTACATCATCTTGTATTTCGCCCTCATCATCTTCTTCAGCTTCTTCTACGTGTCCATCCAGTATGACCCGTATGAGCAAGCGGACAACATGAAGAAATATGGTGGCTTCATTCCTGGCGTTCGCCCGGGCCGGCCGACAGCGGAGTATCTTGGTTACGTAATGAATCGTCTGCTGTTCGTCGGTTCGCTTTACCTCGGTGTCATCGCTGTGTTGCCGAATATCTTGATCGATATGGGTATTTCCTCGTCAGGAGGAACCCACGGTTCGCTCCCATTCGGTGGTACTGCGATTCTGATTCTCGTGAGCGTGGGCCTGACAACAGTTCAGCAGATCGAATCACAATTGATGCAGAGCAACTACGAAGGGTTCTTGAAGTAA
- the rplR gene encoding 50S ribosomal protein L18, protein MSNDNKRLPIGKDIATRRRVARKARHFRIRKNLRGTAETPRLVVHRTSRHMHVQVIDDTIGHTLAAASSIEPEVRAMEGDKKARGAKVGELIAERAKAKGIETVKFDRGGYKYHGRVAALADAAREGGLKF, encoded by the coding sequence ATGAGCAACGACAACAAGCGTCTCCCTATCGGTAAAGACATTGCCACTCGCCGTCGCGTGGCTCGTAAGGCTCGCCACTTCCGCATTCGCAAGAACCTCCGTGGCACCGCTGAGACCCCGCGCCTCGTCGTGCACCGGACCTCACGGCACATGCACGTCCAGGTTATCGACGACACCATTGGCCACACCCTGGCCGCTGCGTCGTCCATCGAGCCTGAAGTCCGCGCCATGGAAGGCGACAAGAAAGCTCGTGGTGCAAAGGTTGGCGAGTTGATCGCCGAGCGCGCCAAGGCGAAGGGCATTGAGACTGTCAAGTTTGACCGCGGTGGCTACAAGTACCACGGTCGCGTCGCCGCACTGGCCGACGCCGCACGTGAAGGTGGTCTGAAATTCTAA
- the rplO gene encoding 50S ribosomal protein L15: MSEPIKLHDLRPAKGANKPKTRVGRGEASKGKTAGRGTKGTKARKQVSAAFEGGQMPIHMRLPKLKGFKNPNKVTYQVVNVADLQKHFENGGDVTIADLASAGLVRAKQPVKVLGDGEITASVNVTATKFSASAKQKIEAAGGSVTETK; the protein is encoded by the coding sequence ATGAGCGAACCCATCAAGCTTCATGACCTGCGCCCAGCGAAGGGCGCGAACAAGCCCAAGACCCGCGTAGGCCGCGGTGAGGCATCGAAAGGTAAGACCGCTGGTCGCGGTACCAAGGGCACCAAGGCACGCAAGCAGGTCTCTGCTGCGTTCGAAGGTGGCCAGATGCCGATCCACATGCGTCTGCCTAAGTTGAAGGGCTTTAAGAACCCCAACAAGGTCACCTACCAGGTGGTCAACGTTGCGGACCTCCAGAAGCACTTCGAAAACGGTGGCGACGTCACCATCGCCGACCTCGCCTCTGCCGGCCTGGTCCGCGCAAAGCAGCCGGTCAAGGTTCTCGGCGACGGTGAGATCACCGCGTCGGTCAACGTGACCGCAACAAAGTTCTCGGCCTCTGCAAAGCAGAAGATCGAGGCTGCCGGTGGATCCGTCACCGAAACCAAGTAA
- the rpsE gene encoding 30S ribosomal protein S5: protein MPGRERRDGGRSADKNDNNKGRNDRGRNDRNNRRGRGRDDDRNQYIERVVTINRVSKVVKGGRRFSFTALVIVGDGQGMVGVGYGKAKEVPAAIQKGAEEARKNFFRVPMIAGTITHPVQGEAAAGIVMLRPAAPGTGVIAGGATRPVLECAGIQDVLSKSLGSDNAINVVHATVDALKQLVRPEEVAARRGKSVEEVTPTRMLRARAGQGA, encoded by the coding sequence ATGCCGGGACGTGAACGGCGTGACGGCGGACGCTCCGCCGACAAGAACGACAACAACAAGGGCCGCAACGACCGCGGCCGCAATGATCGCAACAACCGCCGCGGACGCGGCCGTGACGACGACCGCAACCAGTACATCGAGCGCGTCGTCACCATTAACCGCGTCTCCAAGGTTGTGAAAGGTGGTCGTCGCTTCAGCTTCACCGCCCTCGTCATCGTCGGTGACGGACAGGGCATGGTTGGCGTCGGCTACGGCAAAGCAAAAGAAGTTCCCGCCGCAATCCAGAAGGGTGCCGAAGAGGCTCGCAAGAACTTCTTCCGCGTGCCCATGATTGCCGGAACCATCACCCACCCGGTCCAGGGCGAGGCTGCCGCGGGCATCGTGATGCTCCGCCCAGCTGCCCCCGGTACCGGTGTGATCGCTGGTGGCGCCACCCGTCCGGTTCTCGAATGCGCGGGAATCCAGGACGTTCTGTCGAAGTCCCTCGGCTCCGACAACGCCATCAACGTTGTCCATGCAACCGTGGATGCCCTCAAGCAGCTCGTGCGCCCCGAAGAGGTCGCCGCCCGTCGTGGCAAGTCTGTCGAAGAGGTCACCCCGACTCGTATGCTGCGCGCTCGCGCAGGGCAGGGGGCGTAA
- a CDS encoding multidrug effflux MFS transporter, producing the protein MSTDPNSSSSNPPSSSSPDRGRSSSVGKVERVDVHSADPNAASATSSATGTSSTTVPKKNQLTAAVLTSLALLSAAGPLGTDMYLPTFIDIAKDLSTTASSVQLTLSAFMIGLAVGQLFAGPISDGVGRRRPLVIGSLLFFVFSAGCALTPSIGLLIAFRLLQGIAGGTTVVVARSVIPDVAHGRAAASAFSALMAIQGLAPAIAPLLGGFLSPLIGWRGIFWVLAAFNVIMVVVSRFVVPESLPADRRTPGAIRNLLPTIFRCFGRPAFIGYCFAFAVGFGTFFSYISASPFVLQDQLGLPTHVYSITFAINSLAIAGMSALNGTLVGRFEVRSVLVFGLILYVATSAILLIDALLGPWLWPTLICLFVMTSATGLLLGNATALGVEAVRDIGAGAGSGAMGALQFLAAGIVSPLVGIGSDPSLSMALCMLVCSIIAIVGCVTLTRSSDRA; encoded by the coding sequence GTGAGCACTGATCCGAACTCATCATCCTCGAATCCTCCGTCATCCTCGTCCCCTGACCGGGGGCGTTCGTCGTCAGTGGGCAAGGTCGAACGTGTCGACGTCCACTCGGCGGATCCCAACGCCGCGTCCGCTACATCCTCTGCCACGGGTACGTCTTCCACCACGGTGCCGAAGAAAAACCAGCTCACCGCTGCGGTTCTCACGTCGCTCGCGCTACTTTCCGCGGCGGGGCCGCTGGGCACCGACATGTATTTGCCCACGTTTATCGACATCGCGAAGGATCTGTCAACGACGGCCTCGTCGGTGCAGCTCACGCTATCTGCGTTCATGATCGGCTTAGCCGTGGGCCAGTTGTTCGCGGGTCCTATTTCTGACGGGGTGGGGCGGCGTCGGCCCCTGGTGATCGGCTCGTTATTGTTCTTCGTTTTCTCCGCCGGGTGTGCCCTCACCCCGTCGATCGGTTTACTGATTGCCTTCCGATTGCTTCAAGGTATAGCGGGCGGGACTACCGTCGTCGTCGCTCGTTCCGTCATTCCTGACGTCGCGCATGGCAGGGCTGCGGCGTCTGCGTTCTCCGCGCTGATGGCGATCCAGGGGCTCGCGCCGGCGATTGCTCCGCTGCTGGGTGGTTTTCTTTCTCCTCTCATCGGGTGGCGTGGCATTTTCTGGGTGCTCGCCGCGTTTAACGTGATTATGGTCGTGGTGTCCCGCTTCGTGGTGCCCGAAAGCCTGCCGGCTGACCGTCGCACTCCGGGCGCCATCCGCAACCTCTTGCCCACCATTTTCCGTTGTTTCGGCCGCCCGGCTTTCATCGGCTACTGCTTCGCTTTCGCGGTCGGGTTCGGCACGTTCTTTTCCTACATCTCGGCCTCACCGTTTGTTCTCCAAGACCAACTTGGATTACCGACGCATGTCTACTCGATTACCTTCGCTATCAACTCGCTCGCGATCGCGGGAATGTCGGCCCTCAATGGCACACTCGTCGGACGGTTTGAGGTGCGCTCTGTACTGGTCTTTGGGCTCATCCTCTACGTCGCGACCTCCGCAATTTTGCTTATCGACGCTCTGCTGGGCCCGTGGCTCTGGCCGACGCTCATTTGTCTCTTTGTCATGACGTCAGCGACGGGGCTGTTGCTGGGTAATGCGACTGCCTTGGGTGTTGAGGCCGTCCGCGATATCGGCGCGGGTGCGGGCTCTGGTGCGATGGGTGCTCTGCAGTTTCTGGCGGCCGGGATTGTGTCTCCTCTCGTGGGGATCGGCTCTGACCCGTCGCTGTCCATGGCGTTGTGCATGCTGGTGTGTTCGATTATCGCCATCGTGGGGTGTGTCACGCTCACGCGCTCGTCGGATAGGGCTTAG
- a CDS encoding ABC transporter substrate-binding protein, which translates to MPTSRRNFLKSSLAIAALATTAGVVSACSNDDDDKSSDNSNDNDRIAAIGWGDYCTLLAMNITPTFILTPMGMDEKKDNGVGPWASDKVQGKDITIMAATSQEIGNDVLEKIAAAKPSKIIAVNSGLKDDEKKRLNDIAPTTVHSDQYADYQVPWDAQVKEIAKAVGKKSDGDKLVSDTKKKFDDFSSSHPDLKGKKAATVIAMQGQFAVYISGDGRGQFIKDLGFVIPDELNKGDNGQFYKYLSAENLSQLDELDYLFLLDYAGSNEEAKKNPLFQNVKAVKEGKMREISQDTATAMSLPNPLTIPWAIKQFDKAI; encoded by the coding sequence GTGCCAACCAGTCGTCGTAACTTTTTGAAATCTTCCCTCGCTATTGCTGCATTGGCCACCACAGCCGGCGTCGTCAGTGCATGTAGCAACGACGATGATGATAAGAGTAGCGATAATTCAAACGACAACGACCGCATCGCCGCTATCGGATGGGGGGATTACTGCACGCTCCTAGCGATGAACATCACGCCGACCTTCATCTTGACCCCTATGGGGATGGATGAGAAGAAAGACAATGGTGTTGGCCCCTGGGCAAGCGACAAAGTCCAGGGGAAAGATATCACTATCATGGCGGCGACTTCCCAGGAAATTGGCAACGACGTATTGGAAAAAATTGCCGCCGCAAAGCCGTCGAAAATTATCGCCGTTAATTCCGGGCTGAAAGATGATGAAAAGAAGCGGCTCAACGATATTGCGCCGACGACTGTTCATTCCGATCAGTACGCTGACTACCAGGTGCCGTGGGATGCTCAAGTCAAAGAAATCGCCAAGGCCGTAGGAAAGAAATCCGACGGCGACAAGCTCGTCAGCGACACGAAGAAAAAATTTGACGATTTCTCATCGTCACACCCGGATCTAAAAGGTAAGAAAGCCGCCACAGTTATTGCCATGCAAGGTCAATTTGCTGTGTATATCAGTGGCGATGGACGCGGACAGTTTATTAAGGACCTGGGATTCGTCATTCCGGACGAACTTAATAAGGGAGATAACGGCCAGTTCTATAAATATCTCTCGGCCGAAAACCTCTCACAGCTCGACGAACTCGACTACCTCTTCCTGCTTGATTACGCCGGGAGCAATGAGGAAGCGAAGAAAAACCCACTGTTCCAGAACGTTAAAGCTGTTAAAGAAGGGAAAATGCGGGAGATTTCTCAGGACACCGCAACGGCCATGAGCCTTCCCAACCCGCTGACCATTCCGTGGGCGATTAAGCAGTTTGACAAGGCTATTTAG